AGACCGCTCGATGTTGCATCACTTGAAGGATATAGAGCTTTATGGAGGAATCTACGTTCGGGTCTTGTAAGAGATTGTCTTTATGGAGGAGTGTTCTTCTCGACGTGGCAGTTTCTTCATGAGGCAATGGTCGGTTGGAAAGCTGTTGGAATGAATCCCCTACCCAGGTACTTAACTCTCAAACTATAGAGTTCTGAATCAACTTGAAACTTTATTGATTCTGCAAAACTTGTTGAATTCAGTTCTGAAGAAGAAATCGGACCTTTATCTCCGGTAGCAATTAGCATTGCAGCTGGGATTTCTGGTGCCATTGCAGCTGCAGCATCTCATAGCTTTGACACAGCAAGAACACGTGCGCAGTGTGTAATATTGCCGAAGGTAAAACAAAATCTACCCTCATTATCTTACAAAGGGATATATGAAACTCAAAGctctgttttcaatttctttatgtttggttttctaTTGATTTTTGACAGTATACAGCAAAAGAGAGGAAGTTCCTGAAATGGAATAAACCTGGGAAGAGATTAGAGAGATGGACAGGAATACATCCTACAGATAGAAATCTTCTGTTCCGAGGTATTGGTATAAGGATGGCTCGAAGCTCTGTTGCATCGACGGTGATCGTTGGAAGTTATTACTTAGCTGTCGATCTATTGGTTCCCAAGTGAAATCAGACAAAGGGCTACGAATCTGTCTTGTGATAATCTTAAAAGATATACAATACCTCAATATTGTGATAATCTTTAGCTTCCGTTTGTAATACAATAAAAGAGATTTTGTATTGATATGCATCAATTATACTCTGTTAAGTATTTGTCTCTAACGTCAACATCTTTGTAATGCATTTGCTGAAACTATTGACAGAACCTTTTCAGACTGTTGATGACAATAGCTTGAAAACATGTTGGTAAACGATGTGGAATATGCAGCACAGTACGACTCTAGTTAATAACTTGTCATTGCCCTAACCGAGATTATGAACAACCTTTTGGGAAGAGATCTTCAGAATCgaacaaaatcaactaaaaatgtGACAACAAAAGGTTACTAGATTCAACTTTTTGTAAACACAGTTGCTGATTCTACAATTGTATTAGAAGCTTAAACAAGGGAGATAAAGACATTTAATTGATGAATGACTCAAAACCATGTATATGCCAATGAGTAAAACCAATCTAAGGACCCTAAGGTTAAGTGAAACTGGAACATTTCTGAGGttatcattttcaaaaaaataacaaaatgtatCAATTTCTAATCGAGATAATGAACAAGATTCTTCCAAATGAATCATCTAGAATCTAACATAATCAACTAAAGAAATGACAAATTCGTATAACATAAGCAGATACTTCAATGGAAACAAATATGTAATCAAAATGGATAAGAGAAACAGAATAAAAGGCAAAATCCATAATCGAAACTCAAACAAAACGTCTTACACAATCCAAAAGAGGTTCCACAATTTTTAACCATATAGGaaatgagaaaccctagaaactaAAATTTCGATAACAAAAAGCTTAAAAGCGTCCTTGTCGGAAATCGAAATTTCTCAGAACCTGAGCTTGGTGAAGAACCATCTGTTCTTGCCAGTCTTGAACCTCTCCTCAAGCTTAGCCTTGGCCTCCTTAAGAGCAGCAACCTTCTTATCCTTGGACTGAAGGGCATCAAGGGTCGCCACTTCCTTGAGATCCACGTCGAGTGTGTAACGCGTGGGCATCAGATGCTGGTAGTTAACGAGCTTGATGAAACACTTAACCCTAGATTTCTTGGCAGTCTTCTTGGCTGAGTCTTTGCGGATGACTTTGCTCGGGTACTTCTTGAGTCCGGCGACGAGGCAGTGTCCGTAGCCACGGTCACGGGTACCGTCGTCGAAGGATTTGACGATGACGGCTTTCTTCCCGGCGTAACGTCCTTGAAGAAGGATCACAGCCTTGTTCTGCTTCAAGAACTTCACCATTGTTGANNNNNNNNNNNNNNNNNNNNNNNNNNNNNNNNNNNNNNNNNNNNNNNNNNNNNNNNNNNNNNNNNNNNNNNNNNNNNNNNNNNNNNNNNNNNNNNNNNNNNNNNNNNNNNNNNNNNNNNNNNNNNNNNNNNNNNNNNNNNNNNNNNNNNNNNNNNNNNNNNNNNNNNNNNNNNNNNNNNNNNNNNNNNNNNNNNNNNNNNNNNNNNNNNNNNNNNNNNNNNNNNNNNNNNNNNNNNNNNNNNNNNNNNNNNNNNNNNNNNNNNNNNNNNNNNNNNNNNNNNNNNNNNNNNNNNNNNNNNNNNNNNNNNNNNNNNNNNNNNNNNNNNNNNNNNNNNNNNNNNNNNNNNNNNNNNNNNNNNNNNNNNNNNNNNNNNNNNNNNNNNNNNNNNNNNNNNNNNNNNNNNNNNNNNNNNNNNNNNNNNNNNNNNNNNNNNNNNNNNNNNNNNNNNNNNNNNNNNNNNNNNNNNNNNNNNNNNNNNNNNNNNNNNNNNNNNNNNNNNNNNNNNNNNNNNNNNNNNNNNNNNNNNNNNNNNNNNNNNNNNNNNNNNNNNNNNNNNNNNNNNNNNNNNNNNNNNNNNNNNNNNNNNNNNNNNNNNNNNNNNNNNNNNNNNNNNNNNNNNNNNNNNNNNNNNNNNNNNNNNNNNNNNNNNNNNNNNNNNNNNNNNNNNNNNNNNNNNNNNNNNNNNNNNNNNNNNNNNNNNNNNNNNNNNNNNNNNNNNNNNNNNNNNNNNNNNNNNNNNNNNNNNNNNNNNNNNNNNNNNNNNNNNNNNNNNNNNNNNNNNNNNNNNNNNNNNNNNNNNNNNNNNNNNNNNNNNNNNNNNNNNNNNNNNNNNNNNNNNNNNNNNttttttttttttttttttttttttccataccATTTTAAGGTTCTCTatctcctttttaaaaaaatcaaaattactaattttaatgtctattttagaaacaaaactaTTGATACTCCGAGACATTCAAACGTGTGACTACTTTTTGTATAGCACTAGATTTGCCTTGCAATTGCTCGAAAACTCTTCTAGCAGCAAGTTGATAACTTTTGTGTGCTTAAAATGTGTCATCCagctttattatattttaaaaatggtatGCTTGACTTTGTAAGCCCCTATGATTATGGAGTGTGAACATCATCAATATTTACAAATCCGTGGATTGATtacatatcaattttaaaaactttgctTGGCCGGTTACATCAAGTCTGCGCAAGTAAGTGTAGgtgtcatatatatttatttatatatagtataggGCGTTAGAATTGtgtataataaatacaaatgaCAAAATAAGATCAAACTGAAACCGACCGAATGAAATCCATTCACATGGACCATAGAACTTGTCTCTCcctgttattttatttttaaaaaatatcgtCGATatgcatttaattttttgttaatctctATGCAATTAATATTCATAACTAACTTATTTGGTTGAGTTTTAAACAAGTAAAAGCATATATAAAGTTGAAAAGGAGAAAATTTGTTCGAAACTTCGAAtcacataaaaatatcattttgatTAGTATCATATTGTGTAGTAAGTGGATATGGTATCAATAAAGCTATATcaaccaatttttttggtttgtttcataGTTATCCAAAACAGTTACACACATAAACAAATCAGTTATGAAAAATTTCGTTAAAGTGTAGTGATTAGCCCACTAGTTTATTTAAAGGATTAAAGCTGATCAAATGTTAAGTGTTTGGTTCCCAAAGTACATATGCTGGTGAAAACAAATTCGTTgcaaatttcttcttcttttttttttttgttatttattttaataaatgtataaCTTATTCGAACAAAAAATTCGTTTAACAGTAAATATgtcatgtttttatttatttatttttagaaaaaaaagaataaataaatgttaCTATAATCAAGAGATTTCTAAGTTCAAGAACCAAACCATAAGCTAACTCATTTTCTAGTGTGGTTGAACCCAATTCTTTGTTTGAGTATAGAAAATCGATCTTTTGTTGTAAACTTTTTGAtgttattacatatataattgtttttcgTGTTTCATAgattaaaactatatttttctattatgaACTTAGTGTATTGTAAAATCTTATAGTATATGTtaaacatttagaaaaaaaatcaaatgtctCTATATACGGTATGAAGTTCGATTCTTAGCAGAGAATAATGTTAggaaaaagtataaaataaaatatacatgatCTATCATTTAGTTGTTAATTGATAATAAGAAAGTTTGAGGTAAGATTATAATGTTTAGGTACATCATAATAATAAAGGTGTCAAAATTTTTAGTTCAAATTTATATGTCTATATTGACAAAAATCAATATCTATATATTgatattctttattttgtaaccGGCGTAACTGAGATctgatatataaataaatgtctCAATAAATTTACACTGATTTTAGCAAGACACCCCGAATACATGCCGTGCATCTAAACTTCTTTGGCACTATACACAGTATAAAAGAATACAAAGAGGGTTTATTCTTTAATAATCACTAATTTTAGTAAACATATAAtgctaattattaattaatagaaagttaaaaaggaaaatcagaGAAAGTagaatatttactttatatttttgtcaacagaagagaatttttttccttgacgacaaatgaaaataatttttttttttaaaatttccttgcgaataatttatatgattaaacttaactcaccaaaaaaaaagtagaaagaaaagagaaaataaagcaAGCAAAAATGCTTATTCAGACAGAGATagccataaaaataaaataaaaaggagaaaagagtaGAGGAGAGAATTTGTTCGGGCAAGGAAGGTCATTGATGTGTCAATGTTACGCACAGCGCAGGGAAAAGAGAGCAGATAATAATAAAAggctctctctttctttctctctctctctcctctctaaTCTTTAATCCAGAGGAGAAGAGAGGTTTCCTCTAATTCCCCGGAGAATCTGGAGCTAAATCTTTTTCACTTACCTTTCTTTTAATTCTTCTTTGACAAGGAGTAGTAGCAAGAAAACCCTTTTGGAGATTCGTTtgtgttttctctgtttcttttgtgtgtgtgtttgagcTGTCTTAATATTTGATCATGGAGAGATCTAATTCTAAAGATTTCTATAACTTCGCTCGGACGACTTCTTCAGGTctacttctctctttctttcttttaagctctctctctgtttcaaatcgtgtaaagtttctttctttgatcCGAGATGTGGAATGATTTGATTTGCTTCTGATTTGGAATCACTTTTAAAgaaactttatttatatatatgtttgatgtAACAGAGAAGATGATTTTTTCAAGTTGATCTGGAACCTAGAAGTTTTGC
The sequence above is a segment of the Camelina sativa cultivar DH55 chromosome 10, Cs, whole genome shotgun sequence genome. Coding sequences within it:
- the LOC104718883 gene encoding 60S ribosomal protein L27-3 — translated: MVKFLKQNKAVILLQGRYAGKKAVIVKSFDDGTRDRGYGHCLVAGLKKYPSKVIRKDSAKKTAKKSRVKCFIKLVNYQHLMPTRYTLDVDLKEVATLDALQSKDKKVAALKEAKAKLEERFKTGKNRWFFTKLRF